In the Mycolicibacterium chubuense NBB4 genome, one interval contains:
- a CDS encoding BlaI/MecI/CopY family transcriptional regulator, producing the protein MRIDGFGQLEATIMNRMWSRDPSAAVTVRDVLVELSAERDIAYTTVMSTMDNLHTKGWLGRERHGRAYRYHATMTREQHSAHLMRAALAGGGRPDLVLKYFVEQMGNDESETIRRALRRVSRSRR; encoded by the coding sequence TTGCGCATCGACGGTTTCGGCCAACTCGAGGCCACCATCATGAACCGCATGTGGAGCCGAGACCCGTCGGCCGCGGTGACCGTTCGCGACGTCCTGGTCGAACTCAGCGCCGAGCGGGACATCGCCTACACGACGGTCATGTCGACGATGGACAACCTGCACACCAAGGGCTGGCTGGGTCGGGAGCGTCACGGCAGGGCCTACCGCTATCACGCCACGATGACGCGGGAACAACACAGCGCCCACCTCATGAGGGCTGCACTGGCCGGCGGCGGGCGGCCCGACCTCGTGCTCAAGTACTTCGTGGAACAGATGGGCAACGACGAATCGGAGACCATCCGCCGCGCCCTGCGCCGAGTGTCCCGCAGCAGACGGTAG
- a CDS encoding antitoxin Xre/MbcA/ParS toxin-binding domain-containing protein yields the protein MGANALASTVSSAIERLGLTYEEVGGIVDASARSVARWTSGQVVPQRLNKQRLIELAYVADALAEVLPRDQANVWMFSPNRLLAHGKPADLVRDGDYQRVLALIDAMAEGIFV from the coding sequence ATGGGAGCTAATGCGCTCGCCTCGACCGTGTCGAGTGCGATCGAGCGCTTGGGATTGACCTACGAAGAGGTTGGGGGCATCGTCGATGCCTCGGCGCGGTCAGTGGCGCGCTGGACTTCAGGTCAGGTCGTCCCGCAACGCCTCAACAAGCAACGACTCATTGAACTGGCCTACGTCGCCGACGCCTTGGCCGAGGTCCTTCCCCGCGATCAGGCCAACGTCTGGATGTTCTCGCCAAACCGATTACTCGCGCACGGCAAGCCCGCTGACCTGGTGCGCGACGGCGATTACCAGCGCGTCTTGGCTCTCATCGACGCCATGGCCGAAGGGATCTTCGTGTGA
- a CDS encoding heavy metal translocating P-type ATPase, translating to MTTSTPVSGPTVELRISGMTCASCANRIERSLNKLDGVAATVNYATEKASVTVPGGYDPAQLIAEVEKAGYTAALPTPEQPAPAEDTDETDDPDMLALRQRLTGSVLLSVPVIALAMIPALQFTYWQWASLALAAPVIVWAAWPFHRAAFANLRHGTATMDTLISLGTLSAFLWSLYALFLGTAGIAGMKHPFELTLAPSDGAANIYLEVAAGVTTFILAGRYFEKRSKRQAGAALRALLDMGAKEVSVLRDGVESNIAVEDLAVGDEFVVRPGEKIATDGAVISGTSAVDASMLTGESVPVEVGPGDTVVGATVNAGGRLVVRAARVGSDTQLAQMALLVENAQTGKAHVQRLADRISGVFVPIVLAVAVITLGAWLGAGYPVAAAFTAAVAVLVIACPCALGLATPTALLVGTGRGAQMGVLIKGPEVLESTRKVDTVVLDKTGTVTTGTMALVDVLAAEGTDRTQLLALAGALENASEHPIAQAVAAAATRELGTLPTPEDFANVEGKGVQGIVEGHAVVVGRPSLLADWAQHLSPTLTQHKSDAEADGKTVVAVGWDGEARGLLVVADTVKPTSAQAISQMRAIGLTPVLLTGDNETVARRIADEVGIDTVIAEVMPQDKLDVIARLQAEGKTVAMIGDGVNDAPALAQADLGLAMGTGTDVAIEASDITLVRGDLRSAVDAIQLSRATLATIKTNLFWAFAYNVAAIPIAALGMLNPMLAGAAMAFSNVFVVGNSLRLRGFTSTSTSPTR from the coding sequence ATGACGACATCGACACCGGTGTCCGGCCCGACCGTCGAGCTGCGAATCAGCGGCATGACATGCGCCTCCTGCGCCAACCGCATCGAGCGCAGCCTCAACAAGCTCGACGGTGTGGCGGCCACCGTCAACTACGCGACCGAGAAGGCCTCCGTCACGGTGCCCGGCGGCTACGACCCGGCGCAGCTGATCGCCGAAGTCGAGAAGGCCGGGTACACCGCCGCGCTGCCGACGCCCGAGCAGCCTGCGCCCGCCGAGGACACAGACGAGACCGATGACCCCGACATGCTCGCGTTGCGCCAGCGCCTCACCGGGTCGGTGCTGCTGTCGGTTCCGGTCATCGCGCTGGCGATGATCCCGGCGCTGCAGTTCACCTACTGGCAGTGGGCCTCATTGGCACTGGCCGCACCCGTCATCGTGTGGGCGGCCTGGCCGTTCCATCGCGCCGCCTTCGCCAACCTGCGGCACGGCACGGCGACGATGGACACGCTGATCTCCCTGGGCACCCTGTCGGCCTTCCTCTGGTCGCTCTACGCGCTGTTCCTAGGCACCGCCGGCATCGCGGGGATGAAGCACCCCTTCGAACTCACCCTCGCGCCATCGGACGGCGCCGCGAACATCTACCTCGAAGTCGCCGCCGGCGTCACGACGTTCATCCTCGCCGGTCGTTACTTCGAGAAGCGGTCCAAACGACAGGCCGGTGCGGCGCTGCGGGCGTTACTGGACATGGGCGCCAAGGAGGTTTCCGTCCTGCGCGACGGGGTCGAATCGAACATCGCCGTGGAGGACCTGGCGGTGGGCGATGAGTTCGTCGTGCGCCCGGGGGAGAAGATCGCCACCGACGGCGCGGTGATCTCCGGGACCTCGGCGGTCGACGCGTCGATGCTGACCGGTGAGTCGGTGCCCGTGGAGGTCGGTCCCGGTGACACCGTCGTCGGTGCGACGGTCAACGCCGGCGGTCGACTGGTCGTGCGCGCCGCGCGCGTCGGTTCGGACACCCAGCTGGCACAGATGGCCCTACTGGTCGAGAACGCCCAAACCGGCAAGGCCCACGTCCAGCGCCTGGCCGATCGCATCTCCGGTGTCTTCGTGCCGATCGTGCTCGCCGTCGCGGTGATCACCCTCGGTGCGTGGCTGGGAGCGGGATACCCCGTCGCCGCCGCCTTCACCGCAGCGGTCGCGGTCCTGGTCATCGCCTGCCCGTGCGCCCTCGGGTTGGCCACCCCAACCGCGCTGCTGGTGGGCACCGGCCGCGGCGCGCAGATGGGCGTCCTGATCAAAGGACCCGAAGTCCTGGAGTCGACCCGCAAAGTCGACACCGTCGTGCTAGACAAGACCGGAACCGTAACCACCGGCACGATGGCCCTGGTCGACGTCCTCGCCGCGGAGGGAACCGACCGGACCCAACTGCTGGCGCTCGCCGGAGCGCTGGAGAACGCCTCCGAGCACCCCATCGCCCAGGCCGTCGCCGCCGCCGCGACACGGGAACTCGGAACACTGCCCACACCGGAGGACTTCGCCAACGTCGAAGGCAAGGGCGTGCAGGGCATCGTCGAAGGGCACGCCGTCGTCGTGGGACGACCGTCACTGCTCGCCGACTGGGCCCAACACCTCAGCCCGACCCTGACGCAGCACAAATCCGACGCCGAAGCCGACGGGAAGACCGTGGTCGCCGTCGGCTGGGACGGCGAGGCCCGCGGCCTGCTCGTCGTCGCCGACACCGTCAAACCAACCAGCGCGCAGGCGATCTCACAAATGCGAGCGATCGGCCTCACACCGGTACTGCTCACCGGCGACAACGAAACCGTCGCCCGACGCATCGCCGACGAAGTCGGCATCGACACCGTGATCGCCGAGGTCATGCCCCAGGACAAACTCGACGTCATCGCCCGCCTGCAAGCCGAAGGCAAGACCGTGGCGATGATCGGTGACGGCGTCAACGACGCCCCCGCGCTGGCACAGGCCGACCTCGGGCTGGCCATGGGCACCGGAACCGACGTCGCCATCGAGGCCTCCGACATCACCCTGGTGCGCGGCGACCTGCGCAGCGCCGTCGACGCGATCCAGTTGTCCCGCGCGACACTGGCGACGATCAAGACGAACCTCTTCTGGGCCTTCGCCTACAACGTCGCCGCGATACCGATCGCCGCCCTCGGCATGCTCAACCCCATGCTCGCCGGAGCGGCGATGGCGTTCTCCAACGTCTTCGTCGTCGGCAACAGCCTGCGCCTGCGTGGCTTCACCTCCACGTCCACGAGCCCCACCCGCTAG
- a CDS encoding metal-sensitive transcriptional regulator: MTSAQDGENASTPDPMHHHGYITEKDKYLKRLKRIEGQARGISRMIEEERYCIDILTQTDALTKALQGVALALLDDHLRHCVRDAAAVGGSAADAKLSEASAAIARMVRS; encoded by the coding sequence ATGACTTCAGCCCAGGACGGCGAGAACGCCTCGACACCGGATCCGATGCACCACCACGGCTACATCACCGAGAAGGACAAGTACCTCAAGCGGCTCAAACGGATCGAAGGCCAGGCCCGCGGCATCAGCCGGATGATCGAGGAGGAGCGGTACTGCATCGACATCCTCACCCAAACCGATGCGTTGACCAAAGCCCTGCAGGGCGTGGCGCTGGCGCTGCTCGACGACCATCTGCGGCACTGCGTGCGCGACGCGGCCGCCGTCGGGGGCTCAGCCGCCGACGCCAAACTCAGCGAGGCGTCCGCCGCCATCGCCCGGATGGTGCGCTCCTGA
- a CDS encoding heavy-metal-associated domain-containing protein, giving the protein MDVTTREYTVSGMTCGHCEQSVREEVGAVAGVQDVEVSVARGTLTVTLGAPVEDARILAAVDEAGYSAVRVA; this is encoded by the coding sequence ATGGACGTCACCACACGTGAGTACACCGTTTCGGGGATGACGTGCGGGCACTGCGAGCAGTCGGTGCGCGAGGAGGTCGGTGCCGTCGCTGGAGTCCAGGACGTCGAGGTCAGCGTCGCGAGGGGAACGCTCACCGTGACCCTCGGCGCACCCGTCGAGGACGCCCGGATCCTCGCCGCCGTCGACGAAGCCGGTTACTCGGCGGTGCGGGTCGCGTGA
- a CDS encoding alpha/beta fold hydrolase produces MSDAMTEDRYHYADGAAIAYQVNGSGNPPVAYAHGVLLSRAAVRGLGILDVEAIADGRRLLLYDQRGHGHSTGRPQPEYYTFEQAGVDLLDLLTAAGFEEPVDFAGSSLGAAAALYAALVAPQRFRRLVLLIPPAAWEGGNRPVRQWYLDTADEIDDIGASAWRQRWAQAPPLPIFADYPPGRFSPDVGDEVAAAALRGVAGSDLPAPAALATIDAPTLILAWADDPQHPLATARELARLMPRATLRVAHTVDEVKTWTDVAKAFLAP; encoded by the coding sequence ATGAGCGACGCCATGACCGAGGACCGTTACCATTACGCCGACGGTGCGGCCATCGCGTATCAGGTCAACGGCTCGGGCAACCCGCCCGTCGCCTACGCGCACGGGGTCCTGCTCAGTCGCGCCGCCGTGCGGGGGCTGGGGATCCTCGACGTGGAGGCGATCGCCGACGGCCGCCGGCTGCTGCTCTACGACCAGCGCGGTCACGGTCACTCGACGGGACGGCCTCAACCCGAGTACTACACCTTCGAGCAGGCCGGCGTCGACCTGCTCGATCTGCTGACCGCAGCGGGCTTCGAGGAGCCGGTCGATTTCGCCGGATCGTCACTGGGCGCCGCCGCCGCGCTGTACGCGGCCCTGGTCGCGCCGCAGCGCTTCCGGCGACTGGTGTTGCTGATCCCGCCCGCGGCGTGGGAGGGCGGGAATCGCCCTGTCCGGCAGTGGTATCTCGACACCGCCGACGAGATCGACGACATCGGAGCGTCGGCGTGGCGCCAGCGATGGGCACAGGCGCCGCCGCTGCCCATCTTCGCCGACTATCCACCGGGACGATTCTCACCGGACGTCGGCGACGAGGTCGCCGCGGCGGCACTGCGCGGGGTGGCGGGGTCGGACCTGCCCGCCCCGGCCGCGCTGGCGACGATCGATGCGCCCACGCTGATCCTCGCCTGGGCCGACGATCCGCAGCACCCGCTGGCCACGGCCCGAGAACTGGCGCGTCTGATGCCGCGTGCGACGTTGCGCGTCGCCCACACCGTCGACGAGGTCAAGACGTGGACCGACGTCGCCAAAGCCTTCCTCGCCCCGTGA
- a CDS encoding heavy metal translocating P-type ATPase, which produces MTDHDHHAVATSHGGAHSHHGDPGDRLADHQSGTGHAGHGGHAGHGADHVAQFRKLFWINLIIAVPVVAFSTMFAMLVGYQVPDVPGARWIAPLLGTVMYVVGGRPFLTGALSEIRSRKPGMMLLIGLAITVAFVASWGASLGLLDHELEFWWELALLIVIMLLGHWVEMRSLAQTTSALDSLAALLPDEAEKVDGDRTVTVSPADLHVGDLVIVRPGGSVPADGRIVDGRADMDESMITGESRPVSRGVGDSVTAGTVATDSGLRVEITATGDDTALAGIQRLVTEAQNSSSRAQRLADRAAGWLFWFALVTAAVTAIAWAIIGDPDTAVVRAITVLVIACPHALGLAIPLVVSIATERAARGGVLIKDRLALEAMRTVDAVLFDKTGTLTKGEPTVTAIEATGDLDGDAVLALAAAAETDSEHPLARAIVRAAQDRGLTVPAATGFSSSPAVGVTATVEGRGIRVGGPRLLEEINAPEVGAAAAWREEGAIILHVVGDGVVLGGLRLADEVRPESRDAVDALHKLGVEVVMITGDAEAVANAVGAELGIDRVFAGVRPEDKASKVSALQQEGKKVAMVGDGVNDAPALAQADVGIAIGAGTDVAIASAGVILASSDPRSVLSVIELSRASYRKMKQNLWWGAGYNLISVPLAAGVLAPIGFVLPMSVGAILMSLSTIVVALNAQLLRRLDLTPEASTRAVLNR; this is translated from the coding sequence ATGACAGACCACGATCACCACGCCGTGGCGACATCCCACGGCGGCGCGCACAGCCACCACGGCGACCCTGGTGACCGACTGGCCGATCACCAGTCGGGGACCGGTCACGCCGGACACGGGGGTCACGCCGGGCACGGGGCCGATCACGTGGCTCAGTTCCGAAAACTGTTCTGGATCAACCTGATCATCGCCGTCCCGGTCGTGGCGTTCTCCACCATGTTCGCCATGCTGGTCGGCTACCAGGTCCCCGACGTCCCCGGTGCCCGCTGGATCGCGCCGCTGCTGGGCACGGTCATGTACGTCGTCGGCGGACGCCCCTTCCTCACCGGCGCCCTCAGCGAGATCCGTTCCCGCAAACCGGGAATGATGCTGCTCATCGGACTGGCGATCACCGTCGCCTTCGTCGCGTCCTGGGGTGCGAGCCTGGGCCTGCTCGACCACGAACTCGAATTCTGGTGGGAACTGGCGCTGCTCATCGTCATCATGCTGCTCGGGCACTGGGTGGAGATGCGCTCCCTGGCGCAGACGACCTCCGCTCTGGACTCCCTGGCGGCGCTGCTTCCCGACGAGGCCGAGAAGGTCGACGGCGACCGAACCGTCACCGTCTCACCGGCCGACCTGCACGTCGGCGACCTCGTGATCGTCCGACCCGGCGGCAGCGTCCCCGCCGACGGCAGAATCGTCGACGGACGAGCCGACATGGACGAGTCGATGATCACCGGTGAATCCCGGCCGGTGAGCCGCGGCGTCGGCGACTCCGTGACCGCTGGCACCGTCGCCACCGACTCCGGGTTGCGGGTCGAGATCACCGCCACCGGCGACGACACCGCCCTGGCCGGAATCCAACGTCTGGTGACCGAAGCGCAGAACTCGTCCTCGCGTGCCCAGCGCCTCGCCGACCGCGCCGCCGGGTGGCTGTTCTGGTTCGCCCTGGTAACCGCCGCCGTCACCGCGATCGCATGGGCGATCATCGGAGACCCCGACACCGCCGTCGTCCGCGCGATCACCGTCCTGGTCATCGCCTGCCCCCACGCTCTGGGGTTGGCGATACCCCTGGTCGTGTCCATCGCCACCGAGCGCGCCGCCCGCGGTGGCGTGCTGATCAAGGACCGCCTCGCGCTGGAGGCCATGCGCACCGTCGATGCCGTGCTATTCGACAAGACCGGCACGCTCACTAAGGGCGAACCCACCGTGACCGCGATCGAAGCCACCGGTGACCTCGACGGCGACGCCGTGCTCGCGCTCGCCGCCGCCGCCGAGACCGACAGTGAACACCCCCTGGCACGGGCCATCGTGAGAGCCGCGCAGGACCGCGGACTCACCGTCCCCGCCGCCACGGGCTTCTCGTCCTCCCCGGCGGTCGGTGTCACCGCCACGGTCGAGGGTCGCGGCATCCGCGTGGGCGGCCCACGCCTGCTCGAGGAGATCAACGCACCGGAAGTCGGCGCCGCGGCCGCGTGGCGCGAGGAGGGCGCGATCATCCTGCACGTCGTCGGTGACGGCGTCGTGCTCGGCGGTCTCCGCCTCGCCGACGAGGTCCGCCCCGAATCGCGCGACGCCGTCGACGCCCTGCACAAGCTCGGTGTTGAGGTCGTCATGATCACCGGTGACGCCGAGGCCGTCGCGAACGCCGTCGGCGCCGAGCTCGGCATCGACCGCGTGTTCGCCGGCGTCCGACCGGAAGACAAGGCCTCCAAGGTCTCCGCCCTGCAGCAGGAGGGCAAGAAGGTCGCCATGGTCGGCGACGGCGTAAACGACGCGCCCGCGCTGGCGCAGGCCGACGTCGGCATCGCGATCGGCGCCGGCACCGACGTCGCGATCGCCTCCGCCGGTGTCATCCTCGCCAGCTCGGATCCGCGCTCGGTGCTCTCGGTCATCGAACTGTCCCGCGCCTCCTACCGCAAGATGAAGCAGAACCTTTGGTGGGGTGCGGGTTACAACCTCATTTCCGTGCCGCTGGCCGCCGGTGTGCTCGCACCGATCGGGTTCGTCCTGCCCATGTCTGTCGGCGCCATCCTGATGTCACTGTCCACGATCGTGGTGGCACTCAACGCCCAACTGCTCCGCCGCCTCGACCTGACCCCCGAGGCCAGCACACGCGCCGTTCTCAACCGTTAG
- a CDS encoding methyltransferase, producing MALRGERFIAAAVRALRPRRHDARIGEQAARYWSASDGDGSWESNSHWRDGIGDEAFEEVGRDHWEMYQRFARALGVQTPGTVIEWGAGGGANAAAFAPRAQRFIAADISPDNLAECSRQVKAVCDTPLDIRRIDLADPDAAADGLRHACDTFLCLYVIEVTTGVDAVRTILGIAQRVLRPGGMAFVQMKYHTGDGRTRGRPGLAYTRNLALTTTFTIEEFWQLADECGLAPQLITLVPRNRLDGRYAYYALIKPDTADDPR from the coding sequence ATGGCCTTACGCGGAGAACGGTTCATCGCGGCCGCCGTACGAGCGCTACGGCCACGCCGGCACGACGCCCGCATCGGCGAGCAGGCGGCGCGCTACTGGTCGGCCTCGGACGGTGACGGGTCGTGGGAGTCCAACTCGCACTGGCGGGACGGCATCGGCGACGAGGCCTTCGAGGAGGTCGGCCGCGATCACTGGGAGATGTACCAGCGGTTCGCCCGCGCGCTGGGGGTGCAGACGCCGGGAACGGTCATCGAGTGGGGCGCGGGAGGGGGAGCCAACGCCGCGGCCTTCGCACCGCGGGCGCAGCGGTTCATCGCCGCCGACATCTCGCCGGACAACCTCGCCGAATGTTCCCGGCAGGTGAAGGCGGTGTGCGACACCCCGCTGGACATCCGGCGCATCGACCTGGCCGACCCCGACGCGGCCGCCGACGGCCTGCGCCACGCGTGCGACACGTTCCTGTGTCTCTACGTCATCGAGGTGACCACCGGCGTCGACGCCGTGCGGACCATCCTCGGCATCGCCCAACGCGTACTGAGACCGGGCGGAATGGCCTTCGTCCAGATGAAGTACCACACCGGCGACGGTCGCACCCGCGGAAGGCCCGGCCTGGCCTACACCCGCAACCTGGCGTTGACCACGACCTTCACCATCGAGGAGTTCTGGCAGCTGGCCGACGAGTGCGGGCTGGCCCCGCAGCTGATCACCCTGGTCCCGCGCAACCGCCTCGACGGTCGGTACGCCTACTACGCCCTGATCAAGCCGGACACCGCCGACGACCCGCGGTGA
- a CDS encoding cytochrome c biogenesis CcdA family protein: MALSMVAGSVSFASPCVVPLVPGYLSYLAALVGVEQRSAGPGSAPASGTPSPRFRVAGAAALFVAGFSAVFMLGTLAVFGMTTTLLGNQVLLQRLGGAVTIVMGLVFVGVLPLLQRDIRFAPRQVTTLAGAPLLGAVFGLGWTPCLGPTLTGVVAVASATDGSSVTRGMLLVAAYCLGLGLPFVVLAFGSARAMRGLGLLRRHARTVQLIGGTLMIIVGAALITGLWGDFVAWVRDAFVSNAVLPV; encoded by the coding sequence ATGGCGTTGAGCATGGTCGCGGGATCGGTCTCGTTCGCCTCGCCGTGCGTCGTGCCGCTGGTACCGGGCTACCTGTCCTACCTGGCGGCGCTGGTCGGTGTCGAGCAGCGCTCGGCCGGTCCTGGTTCGGCTCCTGCGAGCGGTACACCGTCGCCCCGGTTCCGAGTCGCCGGGGCGGCGGCGTTGTTCGTCGCCGGATTCAGTGCGGTGTTCATGCTGGGCACTCTGGCGGTCTTCGGAATGACGACCACCCTGCTCGGCAATCAGGTGCTGCTGCAACGCCTGGGCGGGGCGGTGACCATCGTGATGGGACTGGTGTTCGTCGGAGTCCTCCCGTTACTGCAGCGCGACATCCGCTTCGCACCACGACAGGTCACCACCCTGGCTGGGGCACCGCTGCTCGGGGCGGTGTTCGGACTGGGTTGGACGCCTTGTCTGGGCCCCACCCTGACCGGCGTCGTCGCCGTCGCTTCGGCGACCGACGGCTCCAGCGTCACCCGCGGAATGCTCCTAGTGGCCGCTTACTGTCTCGGCCTGGGTTTGCCCTTCGTCGTTCTGGCCTTCGGTTCCGCTCGCGCCATGCGGGGACTGGGCCTGCTGCGTCGACACGCCCGCACCGTTCAGCTGATCGGCGGGACGCTGATGATCATCGTGGGCGCGGCGCTCATCACCGGGCTCTGGGGCGACTTCGTGGCATGGGTGCGTGACGCGTTCGTCTCCAACGCGGTGCTCCCCGTCTGA
- a CDS encoding YHS domain-containing protein has protein sequence MSDNETAASSCCGGTSSKIQRAGHQLVGRNLLAPASDATTCPVMPGTPVDTTAAEAAGLFRDHRGRRYWFCCRGCGPRFDRDPDKYAGAA, from the coding sequence ATGTCCGACAACGAAACCGCCGCTTCCAGCTGCTGCGGCGGTACATCCTCAAAAATTCAACGGGCCGGGCATCAGCTCGTGGGGAGGAACCTTCTCGCCCCCGCGAGCGACGCGACGACGTGTCCGGTGATGCCCGGCACGCCGGTCGACACGACGGCGGCGGAAGCCGCCGGTCTGTTCCGGGACCACCGCGGTCGACGGTACTGGTTCTGCTGTCGGGGATGCGGGCCGCGATTCGACCGCGACCCCGACAAGTACGCCGGCGCGGCATGA
- a CDS encoding TetR/AcrR family transcriptional regulator: MSQGQGRGVDQALIDATAAAVARWGLENVTLDRIGAEAGLSRATVYRRGVTREELVAALTAQAADTYRRAILPALSEPGTAAQRLRAALDALCATADEHLHLLAGMFLARGEVFHQPGPDALVLDAFAEPFERLLRDGAIDGSLRPMPPTVTATVLFNMIGWGYIHLRAAHDWDAPHARRATIDLVLHGLLNGSAHDGESS; this comes from the coding sequence ATGTCGCAGGGTCAAGGGCGGGGTGTGGACCAGGCGTTGATCGACGCCACGGCCGCCGCGGTCGCACGTTGGGGCCTGGAGAACGTCACCCTGGACCGCATCGGCGCCGAAGCCGGGTTGTCGCGGGCCACCGTCTACCGGCGCGGAGTCACCCGCGAGGAGCTGGTCGCCGCGCTGACCGCGCAGGCCGCCGACACCTACCGCCGCGCGATCCTGCCGGCGCTGTCGGAACCCGGCACCGCCGCACAGCGCCTGCGGGCGGCACTCGATGCGCTGTGCGCCACCGCCGACGAACACCTGCACCTGCTGGCCGGCATGTTCCTCGCCCGCGGGGAGGTGTTCCACCAGCCCGGACCCGATGCCCTGGTCCTCGACGCCTTCGCCGAACCGTTCGAGCGTCTCCTGCGCGACGGCGCGATCGACGGATCGCTGCGCCCGATGCCGCCGACGGTCACCGCCACCGTGCTGTTCAACATGATCGGATGGGGTTACATCCACCTGCGCGCCGCCCACGACTGGGACGCTCCGCACGCCCGGCGCGCAACGATCGACCTGGTCCTGCACGGTCTGCTCAACGGCTCGGCGCACGACGGCGAGTCGTCCTGA
- a CDS encoding winged helix-turn-helix transcriptional regulator produces the protein MTPTPATMLIVGDHLRWLEAVADHFRTDEVSLVVAEDGGEAVGVAHRLRPGFVALDADWLGGSVMQVCRGIRDVCDAHVTMHSSSADENVVVAGLRAGADDVLTGERSSRELAARVRAALRRRTVNEARAETGDIAPQRYTQGRLSIDVRQREVRIDEEPIALTRTQFDILVELAKRRGAVVSRRDLLQAVWGSTSTGNAEQVSVHIGALRRRLGDDPDDPALVLNVRGVGYRLAAPHQPVRTPPCAAAASAVPVPAVAAVQGRG, from the coding sequence ATGACACCGACACCGGCGACCATGTTGATCGTCGGTGATCACCTCAGATGGCTCGAGGCTGTCGCCGACCACTTCCGCACCGATGAGGTCTCTCTGGTGGTAGCCGAGGACGGCGGTGAGGCGGTCGGGGTCGCGCACCGCCTGCGGCCCGGATTCGTCGCCCTCGACGCGGATTGGCTGGGCGGATCGGTCATGCAGGTGTGCCGGGGGATCCGTGACGTGTGCGACGCCCACGTCACGATGCACTCGAGTTCGGCCGACGAGAACGTCGTCGTCGCGGGCCTGCGGGCGGGCGCCGACGACGTCCTCACCGGAGAACGCAGCAGCCGTGAACTCGCGGCGAGGGTGCGGGCCGCGCTGCGGCGACGGACGGTCAACGAAGCACGCGCGGAGACCGGCGACATCGCGCCACAGCGCTACACGCAGGGTCGGTTGTCCATCGACGTCCGGCAGCGCGAAGTGCGGATCGACGAGGAGCCCATCGCGTTGACCCGCACCCAGTTCGACATCCTGGTCGAACTCGCCAAGCGGCGCGGGGCGGTGGTGAGCCGCCGCGATCTGCTGCAGGCCGTCTGGGGATCGACTTCAACCGGCAACGCCGAGCAGGTCAGCGTGCACATCGGCGCGCTGCGCCGCCGGCTCGGAGACGATCCCGACGACCCGGCGCTGGTGCTCAACGTGCGCGGCGTCGGTTACCGCCTCGCCGCTCCGCACCAGCCGGTGCGCACACCGCCGTGCGCGGCCGCGGCTTCAGCGGTGCCGGTGCCGGCCGTGGCGGCCGTGCAGGGGCGGGGCTGA
- a CDS encoding TlpA disulfide reductase family protein, with product MRARGRVVVCSVLVAAIAAAAGCSTGSGAVTQGGSFDFVSPGGRTDILYDQPDQRGRPGAIAGPDLAAPARTLSVDTDFAGQVVIINVWGQWCAPCRTEAPELQKIYQDNRARGVTVVGIDVRDNEIQTAVDFVTDRRITYPSIYDPAMRTLIAFGGRYPTSVVPSTIVLDRRHRVAAVFLRALLADDLQPLVERLADEPPAGS from the coding sequence ATGAGAGCACGTGGTCGCGTCGTCGTGTGCAGCGTGCTGGTCGCGGCGATCGCGGCCGCGGCGGGGTGCTCCACCGGCAGCGGTGCCGTCACTCAAGGCGGCTCCTTCGACTTCGTCTCCCCCGGCGGACGAACCGACATCCTTTACGACCAGCCGGACCAGCGTGGCCGACCGGGGGCGATCGCGGGGCCGGACCTGGCCGCTCCGGCCCGCACCCTCAGCGTCGACACCGACTTCGCCGGGCAGGTGGTGATCATCAACGTGTGGGGGCAGTGGTGCGCGCCGTGCCGCACCGAGGCTCCCGAGCTGCAGAAGATCTACCAGGATAATCGCGCGCGGGGTGTCACCGTGGTCGGTATCGACGTGCGCGACAACGAGATACAGACCGCCGTCGACTTCGTCACCGATCGCCGCATCACCTACCCGTCCATCTACGACCCCGCCATGCGCACCCTCATCGCGTTCGGCGGCAGATATCCGACCAGTGTGGTCCCGTCGACGATCGTGCTGGATCGCCGCCACCGCGTCGCGGCGGTGTTCCTGCGTGCACTTCTGGCCGACGACCTGCAACCGCTCGTCGAGCGCCTCGCCGACGAGCCGCCGGCCGGATCGTGA